The following are encoded together in the Ralstonia insidiosa genome:
- a CDS encoding DUF1840 domain-containing protein — MITFTSHASQKFSMQKDLAMVLLGVIGKTLGERGVITPEEMPHAIDRLKRAIKDDTHQAHIHVAELTAKDDEDGEEEPPHLGQRAYPLLHMLEESLAEEANVLWGV, encoded by the coding sequence ATGATCACCTTTACTTCGCACGCTTCGCAAAAGTTTTCCATGCAGAAGGATCTCGCCATGGTGCTGCTGGGCGTGATCGGCAAGACGCTGGGCGAGCGCGGCGTCATCACGCCCGAAGAGATGCCCCACGCCATCGACCGCCTCAAGCGCGCCATCAAGGACGATACGCATCAGGCGCATATCCATGTGGCCGAACTGACCGCCAAGGATGACGAAGACGGCGAGGAAGAGCCGCCGCACCTCGGTCAGCGTGCGTACCCGCTGCTGCACATGCTGGAGGAATCGCTGGCCGAAGAGGCCAATGTGCTCTGGGGCGTCTGA
- a CDS encoding DUF883 family protein encodes MSLFASQRIRNRFEDVSEHARRALNGTSAAVNHARHAARPAVEDVQSLLHSLEDAIEALADEGSAEASRARRTLRARADALRHTANDRAHQARERMDWALGRTQETISAAPFKSIGVAVAIGAAIGLVVALAGGGSRRAEAE; translated from the coding sequence ATGTCTCTCTTTGCCAGCCAACGCATTCGCAACCGATTCGAAGACGTTAGCGAGCACGCGCGCCGCGCACTCAACGGCACTAGCGCGGCCGTCAATCACGCTCGCCATGCCGCGCGTCCTGCCGTGGAAGATGTACAGAGCCTGCTGCACTCGCTTGAAGACGCGATCGAAGCCCTCGCGGATGAGGGCAGCGCCGAGGCTAGTCGCGCCCGCCGCACACTGCGGGCGCGTGCCGACGCATTGCGCCATACCGCCAATGATCGTGCGCATCAGGCACGTGAACGGATGGACTGGGCGCTCGGCCGCACGCAGGAAACCATCAGCGCGGCGCCATTCAAGTCGATTGGGGTAGCGGTGGCGATCGGCGCGGCCATCGGCCTGGTCGTCGCACTGGCAGGCGGTGGCAGCCGTCGCGCGGAAGCGGAATAG
- a CDS encoding antibiotic biosynthesis monooxygenase family protein has translation MADQHDVLDDSAAVLPFPANTPVAPYYAVIFSSTRTDGDNGYGAMADRMVELARDMPGFLGIESVRDEGATEQGRPGITVSYWSSLEAIREWKNQVEHLTAQKMGREQWYATYHLRIAKVEYDYNFLR, from the coding sequence ATGGCCGACCAGCACGACGTTCTTGATGACAGCGCCGCCGTTCTGCCGTTTCCCGCCAACACGCCCGTGGCGCCGTACTACGCGGTGATCTTCTCGTCCACGCGCACCGATGGCGACAACGGCTACGGCGCGATGGCCGATCGCATGGTCGAGCTGGCGCGTGACATGCCGGGCTTCCTGGGCATTGAATCCGTGCGCGATGAAGGGGCAACGGAGCAGGGGCGGCCTGGCATCACCGTGTCGTACTGGTCGTCGCTGGAGGCCATTCGCGAGTGGAAGAACCAGGTCGAGCACCTGACCGCGCAGAAGATGGGGCGTGAGCAGTGGTATGCGACGTACCACCTGCGGATTGCCAAGGTGGAGTACGACTACAACTTCCTGCGCTAG
- a CDS encoding helical backbone metal receptor produces MMFTDALGVAHAPVDTTPRIASLVPSITDLLFSLDLGDQLVARTGFCIHPREAVRNVPKVGGTKTVKLDKLRELAPTHVIVNIDENTRPTVDKLREFIPNIIVTHPCAPEDNLALYQLLGGIFRREAQAQKLSDTLTQELEALRGRHFLPHRVLYAIWQDPWMTVSRDTYISRMLKLINCHTWPDDPSPVQCGTDKSGDCARPNRPDTRYPTFRWSDEVVRNIDCVLLSTEPYSFTEEHVDALEKQIGKPVYLVDGEMVSWYGSKAIEGVRYLAQFGKTLRL; encoded by the coding sequence ATGATGTTTACCGATGCGCTAGGCGTTGCCCACGCCCCCGTCGATACCACACCGCGCATCGCAAGCCTGGTGCCGTCCATTACCGACCTGTTGTTCTCGCTCGACCTGGGCGATCAGCTTGTCGCCCGCACCGGCTTTTGCATTCACCCGCGCGAGGCGGTGCGCAACGTGCCCAAGGTGGGCGGCACCAAAACAGTCAAGCTCGACAAGTTGCGCGAGCTGGCACCCACGCACGTCATCGTCAACATTGACGAGAACACGCGCCCGACCGTCGACAAGCTGCGCGAGTTCATCCCCAACATCATCGTCACGCACCCGTGCGCGCCGGAAGACAACCTCGCGCTATACCAGTTGCTGGGCGGCATCTTCCGTCGCGAGGCGCAGGCGCAGAAGCTGTCAGACACGCTCACGCAAGAGCTGGAAGCCCTGCGCGGCCGCCACTTCCTGCCGCACCGCGTGCTGTACGCCATCTGGCAAGACCCGTGGATGACGGTGTCGCGCGACACGTACATCTCGCGCATGCTCAAGCTCATCAATTGCCACACGTGGCCAGACGATCCGTCGCCCGTGCAATGCGGCACGGACAAGAGCGGTGACTGTGCCCGCCCCAACCGTCCCGACACGCGCTATCCCACCTTCCGCTGGAGCGACGAGGTAGTGCGCAACATCGACTGCGTACTGCTCTCCACCGAGCCCTACAGCTTTACCGAAGAGCACGTCGACGCGCTGGAAAAGCAGATCGGCAAGCCGGTCTACCTGGTCGATGGCGAGATGGTGTCGTGGTACGGCAGCAAGGCCATTGAAGGCGTGCGGTATCTGGCGCAGTTCGGAAAGACGTTGCGCCTGTAG
- a CDS encoding thiol:disulfide interchange protein DsbA/DsbL has protein sequence MKKLAAFLIALATGAGFLMTAPAQAAPTAGKEYKVLQSPQPVPAGKIEVTEFFWYGCPHCYDFENTWTAWVAKQGKDVVIKRVPVAFNAKLEPHTRIYYTLEALGKLDAKDASGRTLHDRVFDQLHKNYRSMSELDDIAKFMAANGVDEKQFRDAYNSFSVNSNTKRAAQLADQYKIEGVPTIVVQGKYTTSPADAGSNVGAAQTLDYLVQQVRDRKL, from the coding sequence ATGAAAAAACTCGCTGCTTTCCTGATCGCCCTCGCTACCGGCGCCGGTTTCCTGATGACCGCGCCGGCCCAAGCCGCGCCCACCGCCGGCAAGGAATACAAAGTGCTGCAATCGCCGCAGCCGGTGCCTGCGGGCAAGATCGAGGTGACGGAGTTCTTCTGGTACGGCTGCCCCCATTGCTACGACTTTGAAAACACCTGGACGGCCTGGGTGGCCAAGCAAGGCAAGGACGTGGTGATCAAGCGCGTGCCGGTGGCCTTCAACGCCAAGCTGGAACCGCATACCCGCATCTATTACACGCTGGAAGCGCTGGGCAAGCTGGACGCCAAGGACGCCAGCGGCCGCACGCTGCACGACCGCGTGTTTGACCAACTGCACAAGAACTACCGCTCGATGTCGGAGCTGGACGACATTGCCAAGTTCATGGCCGCCAACGGCGTCGACGAGAAGCAGTTCCGCGACGCCTACAACTCGTTCAGCGTGAACTCCAATACCAAACGCGCCGCACAACTGGCCGATCAGTACAAGATCGAAGGTGTGCCGACCATCGTGGTGCAAGGCAAGTACACCACGTCGCCGGCCGATGCTGGCAGCAACGTGGGCGCTGCGCAGACGCTCGACTACCTCGTCCAGCAGGTGCGCGACCGCAAACTGTGA
- a CDS encoding MerR family transcriptional regulator, protein MSASTPSAAAELAADLESGESCEHDDVSYTITDLAREFDITPRAIRFYEDQGLLAPDRQGPGGRRRVYSAGERTRLKLTLRGKRLGLSLGEIKEILDLYESPRDTVPQLERFLASLAQHRAVLTQQLDDLNAQLAEIDQHERQCRRLLEDAQAGTAKPPKRRKAA, encoded by the coding sequence ATGTCTGCTTCCACCCCGTCTGCCGCCGCTGAGCTTGCCGCTGATCTCGAATCCGGCGAGAGCTGCGAACATGACGATGTCAGCTACACCATCACCGACCTCGCCCGCGAATTCGACATCACCCCGCGCGCCATCCGCTTCTACGAAGACCAGGGCCTGCTGGCACCGGATCGCCAGGGGCCGGGCGGACGCCGCCGCGTGTACTCCGCCGGCGAGCGCACACGCCTGAAGCTGACCTTACGCGGCAAGCGGCTCGGGCTGTCGCTGGGTGAGATCAAGGAGATCCTGGATCTGTACGAATCGCCGCGCGATACGGTGCCGCAGCTGGAGCGCTTTCTGGCGTCACTCGCGCAGCACCGCGCCGTGCTCACGCAGCAACTCGATGATCTGAACGCCCAGCTGGCCGAAATCGACCAGCACGAGCGCCAATGCCGTCGCCTGCTGGAAGACGCCCAGGCAGGCACGGCCAAACCGCCGAAGCGACGCAAGGCAGCTTGA
- the argS gene encoding arginine--tRNA ligase: MLPSHKQTIAQLLSDAVGSLLPEGQARPEIVLERPKQAAHGDIACNVALQLAKPLGKNPRELAGSIADAIRADARGQRLVSAVEIAGPGFINLRLSAAARADVIAAVFAEGDRFGAANTHDGAPVLVEFVSANPTGPLHVGHGRQAALGDALASLLDWQGHTVHREFYYNDAGVQIHNLAVSVQARARGFKPGDANWPEAAYNGDYIADIAADYLAGKTVRASDGEPVTGAGDVENIEAIRRFAVTYLRNEQDIDLQAFGVKFDRYYLESSLYTEGKVQQTVDALIAAGKTYEQEGALWLRTTDDGDDKDRVMRKSDGAYTYFVPDVAYHTTKWGRGFTQVINVQGSDHHGTIARVRAGLQGLNIGIPKGYPDYVLHKMVTVMKDGAEVKISKRAGSYVTVRDLIEWSNGDAESESGVDTIRACVEAGEPNWPARFTRGRDAVRFFLLSRKADTEFVFDVDLALKQNDENPVYYVQYAHARICSVFERAGVDAASLTSADLAAVTGPDASPQATALVQRLAAFPDMLADAARELAPHAVAFYLRDLAGDFHAFYNADRVLVDDETVKRARLALLAATRQVLRNGLAVIGVSAPQKM; encoded by the coding sequence ATGCTGCCCTCCCACAAACAGACGATCGCCCAATTGTTGTCCGACGCCGTCGGCTCGCTGCTGCCCGAAGGCCAGGCCCGACCGGAGATCGTCCTGGAGCGCCCCAAGCAAGCCGCGCACGGTGATATCGCCTGTAACGTCGCGCTGCAACTGGCCAAGCCGCTGGGCAAGAACCCGCGCGAACTCGCTGGCAGCATTGCTGACGCCATCCGCGCCGATGCCCGCGGCCAGCGCCTGGTCTCCGCCGTGGAGATCGCCGGCCCCGGCTTCATCAACCTGCGCCTGTCGGCCGCCGCGCGTGCCGATGTGATTGCCGCCGTGTTTGCCGAAGGCGACCGGTTTGGTGCCGCCAACACCCATGACGGCGCCCCGGTGCTGGTGGAATTCGTCTCGGCCAACCCGACCGGCCCGCTGCACGTCGGCCACGGCCGCCAGGCCGCGCTGGGCGATGCACTGGCCAGCCTGCTCGACTGGCAGGGCCACACCGTCCACCGCGAGTTCTACTACAACGACGCCGGTGTGCAGATCCACAACTTGGCCGTCTCCGTGCAAGCCCGCGCGCGCGGCTTCAAACCCGGCGACGCCAACTGGCCCGAAGCCGCCTACAACGGCGACTACATCGCCGACATCGCCGCCGATTACCTGGCCGGCAAGACCGTCCGCGCCTCCGATGGCGAACCCGTGACGGGCGCCGGCGACGTCGAAAACATCGAAGCCATCCGCCGCTTTGCCGTCACGTACCTGCGCAACGAGCAGGACATCGACCTGCAGGCCTTCGGCGTGAAATTCGACCGCTACTACCTGGAATCGTCGCTCTACACCGAGGGCAAGGTGCAGCAGACGGTCGATGCCCTCATCGCCGCCGGCAAGACGTACGAACAGGAAGGCGCGCTGTGGCTGCGCACGACGGACGACGGCGACGACAAGGACCGCGTCATGCGCAAGTCCGACGGCGCCTACACCTACTTCGTGCCCGACGTGGCCTACCACACCACCAAGTGGGGCCGCGGCTTCACGCAGGTCATCAACGTGCAGGGCAGCGACCACCACGGCACCATCGCCCGCGTGCGCGCAGGCCTGCAGGGCCTGAACATCGGCATCCCCAAGGGCTACCCTGACTACGTCCTGCACAAGATGGTCACCGTGATGAAGGACGGCGCCGAGGTGAAGATCTCCAAGCGCGCCGGTTCGTACGTGACGGTGCGCGACCTGATCGAATGGTCCAACGGTGATGCGGAGAGCGAATCCGGCGTCGACACCATCCGCGCCTGCGTGGAAGCTGGTGAGCCGAACTGGCCCGCTCGCTTCACGCGCGGCCGTGACGCCGTGCGCTTCTTCCTGCTGTCGCGCAAGGCCGATACGGAATTCGTCTTCGATGTGGACCTGGCGCTGAAGCAGAACGACGAGAACCCGGTGTACTACGTGCAGTACGCCCACGCACGCATCTGCTCGGTGTTCGAGCGCGCTGGCGTTGATGCCGCCTCGCTCACCAGCGCCGACCTGGCCGCGGTAACCGGCCCGGACGCCAGCCCGCAGGCAACGGCCCTGGTGCAGCGCCTTGCGGCCTTCCCCGACATGCTGGCCGATGCCGCGCGCGAGTTGGCCCCGCATGCCGTGGCCTTCTACCTGCGCGACCTCGCGGGCGACTTCCACGCGTTCTACAACGCCGATCGCGTGCTGGTCGACGACGAAACCGTCAAGCGCGCGCGCCTCGCACTGCTGGCCGCCACGCGCCAGGTGCTGCGCAACGGGCTGGCGGTGATCGGCGTCTCCGCGCCTCAAAAGATGTAA
- a CDS encoding isovaleryl-CoA dehydrogenase — protein MIDLPGLKFDLGEDIEMLRSAVRDWAQGELAPRAGEIDRTDQFPMDAWRKMGELGVLGITVAEEYGGANMGYLAHMIAMEEISRASASVGLSYGAHSNLCVNQIHRNGTAAQKAKYLPKLVSGEWVGALAMSEPNAGSDVVSMKLRAELKGDRYVLNGTKMWITNGPDCDVLVVYAKTEPELGARGMTAFLVEKGMKGFSVAQKLDKLGMRGSHTGELVFDNVEVPVENILGQENGGTKVLMSGLDYERAVLSGGPIGIMQACMDVVTPYIHDRKQFGQSIGEFQLIQGKMADMYTTLQACRAYLYTVGKNLDSLGRDHVRQVRKDCAGVILYTAEKATWMAGEAIQILGGNGYINEFPVGRLWRDAKLYEIGAGTSEIRRMLIGRELYAETM, from the coding sequence ATGATTGACCTGCCCGGCTTGAAATTCGACTTGGGCGAAGACATCGAGATGCTGCGTTCGGCCGTGCGCGACTGGGCGCAGGGCGAACTGGCACCGCGTGCAGGAGAGATCGACCGCACCGACCAGTTCCCGATGGACGCGTGGCGCAAGATGGGTGAGTTGGGTGTGCTCGGCATCACGGTGGCCGAGGAGTACGGTGGCGCCAACATGGGCTACCTGGCGCACATGATCGCCATGGAAGAAATCAGCCGCGCCTCGGCGTCGGTTGGCCTGTCGTATGGCGCGCACTCGAACCTGTGCGTCAACCAGATCCACCGCAACGGCACGGCAGCCCAGAAGGCCAAGTACTTGCCCAAGCTGGTGTCGGGTGAATGGGTGGGCGCCCTCGCCATGAGCGAGCCGAATGCCGGGTCGGATGTCGTCAGCATGAAGCTGCGCGCCGAACTCAAGGGTGACCGCTACGTGCTCAACGGCACCAAGATGTGGATCACCAACGGCCCCGACTGCGACGTTCTGGTCGTCTACGCCAAGACTGAGCCCGAACTGGGCGCACGCGGCATGACCGCGTTCCTGGTCGAAAAGGGCATGAAGGGCTTCTCGGTGGCGCAGAAGCTGGACAAGCTCGGCATGCGCGGCTCGCACACCGGTGAGCTGGTGTTCGACAACGTGGAAGTGCCGGTGGAGAACATCCTCGGCCAGGAAAACGGCGGCACCAAGGTGCTGATGAGCGGCCTCGACTACGAGCGCGCTGTGCTCTCCGGCGGCCCGATCGGCATCATGCAGGCTTGCATGGACGTGGTTACACCGTACATCCACGACCGCAAGCAGTTCGGCCAGAGCATTGGCGAATTCCAGCTCATCCAGGGCAAGATGGCCGACATGTACACCACGCTGCAGGCGTGCCGCGCGTACCTGTACACGGTCGGCAAGAACCTCGATTCGCTGGGCCGCGACCATGTCCGCCAGGTGCGCAAGGATTGCGCCGGTGTGATCCTCTATACCGCCGAAAAGGCCACCTGGATGGCCGGCGAAGCCATCCAGATCCTGGGCGGCAATGGCTACATCAACGAATTCCCGGTCGGCCGCCTGTGGCGTGATGCCAAGCTGTACGAGATTGGTGCCGGCACGTCGGAAATCCGCCGCATGCTGATCGGGCGCGAGCTGTACGCAGAAACGATGTAA
- a CDS encoding SPOR domain-containing protein gives MARNTQSSRARSQRGGTFLGLVLGLIVGLAIAVVVAVYITKAPVPFVSRNGAQPKPSEPGTVVNPLPTPAPAAPQASAPAADPNAPLWSRVPAKPVDQVPEPNAPPPVATTTHPTEPGTTTQPASTPAARPPKQTTQPTPPATASNEKPVADPIAEIARQDAAKTGYFLQVGAYKSADDAERQKGNLAMQGFEAKVTQREVNGATMFRVRMGPYNSLDEMTAVRSRLQASGVESSVIRFARQQ, from the coding sequence ATGGCACGCAATACGCAATCTTCCCGTGCCCGCTCGCAACGGGGCGGCACGTTTCTGGGTCTGGTGCTTGGCCTGATCGTCGGTTTGGCGATCGCCGTCGTGGTGGCGGTGTACATCACCAAGGCGCCGGTGCCGTTCGTGTCGCGCAACGGCGCGCAGCCCAAGCCGAGCGAGCCGGGCACTGTGGTCAACCCGCTGCCGACGCCCGCGCCAGCCGCACCGCAGGCCAGCGCCCCGGCCGCCGATCCGAACGCCCCGCTGTGGAGCCGCGTGCCGGCCAAGCCAGTGGACCAGGTGCCGGAGCCGAACGCCCCGCCGCCGGTAGCTACTACCACCCACCCGACCGAACCGGGCACGACCACGCAGCCGGCCAGCACGCCTGCCGCGCGCCCGCCCAAGCAGACCACCCAGCCCACGCCGCCCGCAACGGCCTCCAACGAGAAACCCGTGGCGGACCCGATTGCCGAGATTGCCCGCCAGGACGCCGCCAAGACAGGCTATTTCCTGCAAGTGGGCGCTTACAAATCGGCCGACGATGCCGAGCGCCAGAAGGGCAACCTCGCCATGCAGGGCTTCGAGGCCAAGGTGACGCAGCGTGAAGTGAACGGCGCTACCATGTTCCGCGTGCGCATGGGCCCGTACAACTCGCTGGACGAGATGACCGCCGTGCGCAGCCGCCTGCAGGCGTCGGGCGTGGAATCGTCAGTCATCCGCTTCGCTCGCCAGCAGTGA
- the aceK gene encoding bifunctional isocitrate dehydrogenase kinase/phosphatase produces MSHFPKLLSSQIAFDVARTMLDGFDKHYRLFREVCIQAKVAFEQGDWPAMQQLQRDRIAYYDERVREASVILEDEYDAENIDDEIWRQIKLHYIGLLTNHHQPELAETFFNSVCTRILHRSYFNNDFIFVRPAISTEYIENEESPTKPTYRAYYPGSRDGLGTCFERIVHNFQLNAPFEDLERDVGYLVRAVEEQFGDFRISPNFQVHVLSSLFFRNTSAYIIGRVINGDKSYPLAVPIMRNADGQLRLDTVLLRPEQLMILFSFTHSYFMVDMEIPSAYVTFLRDLMPRKPRAEIYTSLGLQKQGKNLFYRDFLHHQQHSSDKFIIAPGIKGLVMLVFTLPSYPYVFKVIKDYFPPPKETTRELIKSKYQLVKRHDRVGRMADTLEYSDVAFPLSRFDEALIKELEKHAPSMVEYQRGEDGSEEIVIRHLYIERRMTPLNIWLHEGTDAQVEHGIIEYGNAIKELIAANIFPGDMLYKNFGVTRHGRVVFYDYDEIEYLTDCNVRKVPQARTEEEEMSGEVWYSVGPHDIFPETYGTFLLGDPRVREAFLKHHADFFDPAMWQSYKDRLLSGHIHDFYAYDASERFVNRYGTGAQGTAAEHPTEQVTTTLQRAAA; encoded by the coding sequence ATGTCCCATTTCCCCAAGCTCCTGTCCTCGCAGATTGCCTTCGACGTCGCCCGCACGATGCTCGACGGGTTCGACAAGCACTACCGCTTGTTCCGCGAAGTCTGCATCCAGGCCAAGGTGGCGTTCGAGCAGGGGGACTGGCCGGCCATGCAGCAATTGCAACGCGACCGGATCGCCTACTACGACGAACGCGTGCGCGAAGCATCGGTCATCCTGGAAGACGAATACGACGCCGAGAACATCGACGACGAGATCTGGCGCCAGATCAAGCTGCACTACATCGGCTTGCTGACCAACCATCACCAGCCGGAACTGGCCGAGACCTTCTTCAACTCGGTGTGCACGCGCATCCTGCACCGCTCGTACTTCAACAACGATTTCATCTTTGTGCGGCCGGCCATCTCGACGGAATACATCGAGAACGAAGAGTCGCCCACCAAGCCGACGTACCGCGCCTACTACCCCGGCTCGCGCGACGGCCTGGGCACCTGCTTCGAGCGCATCGTGCACAACTTCCAGCTCAATGCGCCATTTGAGGACCTGGAACGTGATGTCGGCTACCTGGTGCGCGCAGTGGAAGAGCAGTTTGGCGATTTCCGTATCTCGCCGAATTTCCAGGTGCACGTGCTGTCGTCGCTGTTCTTCCGCAACACGTCGGCCTACATCATTGGGCGCGTGATCAACGGCGACAAGTCCTACCCGCTGGCCGTGCCGATCATGCGCAATGCCGACGGCCAGTTGCGCCTGGACACCGTGCTGCTGCGTCCGGAACAGTTGATGATCCTGTTCTCGTTCACGCACTCGTACTTCATGGTGGACATGGAAATTCCGTCCGCCTACGTGACCTTCCTGCGTGACCTGATGCCGCGCAAGCCGCGCGCCGAGATCTACACCTCACTCGGTCTGCAGAAGCAGGGCAAGAACCTGTTCTATCGGGACTTTTTGCACCACCAGCAGCACTCGTCGGACAAGTTCATCATCGCGCCCGGCATCAAGGGACTGGTAATGCTGGTGTTCACGCTGCCGTCGTACCCGTACGTCTTCAAGGTCATCAAGGACTACTTCCCGCCGCCGAAGGAAACCACGCGCGAGCTGATCAAGAGCAAGTACCAGCTGGTGAAGCGCCACGACCGCGTGGGCCGCATGGCCGATACGCTGGAGTACTCCGACGTGGCCTTCCCACTGTCGCGCTTTGATGAGGCGCTCATCAAGGAGCTGGAGAAGCACGCCCCCTCGATGGTCGAGTACCAGCGCGGCGAAGACGGCAGCGAAGAAATCGTCATCCGCCACCTCTACATCGAGCGCCGCATGACGCCGCTGAACATCTGGCTGCACGAAGGCACCGATGCGCAGGTCGAGCACGGCATCATCGAATACGGCAACGCCATCAAGGAACTCATCGCCGCGAACATCTTCCCGGGCGACATGCTCTACAAGAACTTTGGCGTGACGCGCCACGGCCGCGTGGTCTTCTACGACTACGACGAGATCGAATACCTGACCGACTGCAACGTCCGCAAGGTGCCGCAAGCGCGCACCGAGGAAGAGGAGATGTCGGGCGAGGTCTGGTACAGCGTTGGCCCGCACGACATCTTTCCGGAAACGTACGGCACGTTCCTGCTGGGCGATCCACGCGTGCGTGAGGCCTTCCTCAAGCACCACGCAGACTTTTTCGATCCGGCCATGTGGCAGTCCTACAAGGACCGCCTCCTGTCCGGACACATTCACGATTTCTACGCGTATGACGCAAGCGAACGCTTCGTCAACCGATACGGCACCGGCGCACAGGGGACAGCAGCCGAACACCCTACCGAACAGGTCACAACAACGCTGCAGCGCGCCGCCGCCTAA
- a CDS encoding MBL fold metallo-hydrolase, protein MNALEHQLDYPFGDTLPEGGTRFEVAPGIYWLRMPLPFALDHINLWLLRDHQDGQDGWTIVDCGINHEAIRGYWETIFANHLDGLPVLRVLVTHCHPDHVGLSNWLCEGGDQKRWNVRLWMSLGDYAFARMLVGGTGASNAGGEFAARHFERHGLTDPTSIDGIRNRKDYYSTLVPGVPGQYRRLMDGNVVTIGQHKWRVITGFGHAPEHVALYSEDANVLISGDMVLPRISTNVSVFDLEPEADPLTLYLDSLGKYEPLPADVLILPSHGRPFRGLHTRIRQLRDHHVDRLAETLAACKAAPQSARDIVNVIFKRQFDVHQMTFAMGEALAHLHALWHRGELVRETGTDGIIRFHVAT, encoded by the coding sequence ATGAACGCGCTCGAACACCAACTCGACTATCCCTTTGGCGACACGCTTCCCGAAGGCGGCACGCGGTTTGAAGTCGCCCCCGGCATCTACTGGCTGCGCATGCCGCTGCCGTTTGCGCTCGATCACATCAACCTCTGGCTGCTGCGCGATCACCAGGACGGGCAGGACGGCTGGACCATCGTCGACTGCGGCATCAACCACGAAGCCATTCGCGGGTACTGGGAAACCATCTTCGCGAACCATCTCGACGGCCTGCCGGTGCTACGCGTGCTGGTGACGCATTGCCACCCCGATCACGTTGGCCTTTCCAACTGGCTGTGCGAGGGCGGCGATCAGAAACGCTGGAACGTGCGCCTGTGGATGAGTCTGGGCGACTATGCGTTCGCGCGCATGTTGGTGGGCGGTACGGGCGCCTCGAACGCCGGCGGCGAATTTGCCGCGCGCCACTTCGAGCGCCACGGCCTGACGGACCCCACCTCCATCGATGGCATCCGCAACCGCAAGGATTACTACAGCACGCTGGTACCGGGTGTCCCGGGCCAGTACCGCCGCTTGATGGACGGCAACGTCGTCACCATCGGCCAGCATAAGTGGCGTGTCATCACCGGCTTCGGCCATGCGCCCGAGCATGTCGCGCTCTACAGTGAAGATGCCAACGTGCTGATTTCCGGTGACATGGTGCTGCCGCGCATCTCCACCAACGTGAGCGTGTTTGATCTGGAACCCGAGGCTGATCCGCTGACGCTGTATCTGGATTCGCTCGGCAAGTACGAGCCGCTGCCGGCCGATGTGCTGATCCTGCCGTCGCACGGGCGGCCGTTCCGCGGGCTGCATACGCGCATCCGCCAACTCCGGGATCACCACGTCGACCGTCTGGCCGAAACGCTGGCCGCGTGCAAGGCCGCGCCGCAGTCCGCGCGTGACATCGTCAACGTCATCTTCAAACGCCAGTTCGATGTGCACCAGATGACGTTTGCGATGGGCGAGGCGCTGGCACACCTGCACGCCCTGTGGCATCGGGGCGAGTTGGTGCGCGAGACCGGCACCGATGGCATCATCCGCTTTCACGTAGCAACCTAA
- a CDS encoding SDR family oxidoreductase, with translation MSQIVFITGASSGIGQALARQYAAQGATLGLVARRVDVINDFVQTLPAGIRAHCYAADVCSAESMHAAAEAFIAAAGVPDVVIANAGISEGTDLSEPGDLAAFARVMDTNWMGTLNTFQPFVQPMLARAKPGAPGGTLVGIASVAGVRGLPGAAAYSASKSAVIKLMESLRVEFGPRGLRVVTIAPGYIRTPMTAHNPYPMPFLTPVDVFAQKAVEAIHRGVRFTVLPWQMGIVAKLLHVLPRWLYDFAFARAPRKPRKPENA, from the coding sequence ATGAGTCAAATCGTCTTCATCACCGGCGCTTCCAGCGGCATCGGCCAGGCACTCGCACGGCAGTACGCCGCCCAGGGCGCCACGCTCGGGCTGGTCGCACGGCGCGTCGACGTGATCAACGACTTCGTGCAAACGCTGCCGGCCGGCATCCGCGCGCATTGCTACGCCGCCGACGTGTGCAGCGCCGAGTCGATGCATGCCGCCGCTGAAGCGTTCATCGCGGCGGCCGGCGTGCCTGACGTGGTCATCGCCAACGCCGGCATTTCAGAGGGCACCGACCTGAGCGAACCGGGCGATCTGGCAGCGTTTGCCCGCGTGATGGACACCAACTGGATGGGCACGCTCAACACCTTCCAACCCTTCGTCCAACCGATGCTGGCGCGGGCCAAGCCAGGCGCACCGGGTGGCACGCTGGTCGGCATTGCCAGCGTGGCAGGCGTGCGCGGGCTGCCGGGTGCAGCGGCGTACAGCGCGTCCAAATCGGCGGTGATCAAGCTGATGGAGAGCCTGCGCGTCGAGTTCGGCCCGCGCGGTCTGCGTGTGGTGACCATCGCCCCCGGCTACATCCGCACACCGATGACCGCGCACAATCCGTATCCGATGCCATTCCTGACGCCGGTGGACGTGTTCGCACAGAAAGCCGTGGAGGCGATCCACCGTGGCGTGCGCTTTACCGTGCTGCCGTGGCAGATGGGGATCGTGGCCAAGCTGCTGCACGTGCTGCCGCGCTGGCTGTATGACTTTGCCTTTGCGCGCGCGCCGCGCAAGCCCCGCAAACCAGAGAACGCCTGA